The sequence TCGGAAAAGCATTCTGAACCGCTTTTAAACTTAAAAATTCTCCGGACGTTTCTTGTGAAATAATAAAGCTCATCAGACGGCGCTTTTCTCTTTCTTCGCCTATTAAAATAAGTGTATCTTTCTTATGGCGGATTTTTAAATGGTACGGCTTAATCATTTTATTGGCCTGAACAATGTCATGTTCGATCGACGAAACACTTAAAAACAATTTATCACCTAAATCAAATATATTGAGTCCTTCTGTATGAAGAATCAATTCTTTTAAAATCACTTTAATGCGGTTTATAGGAGACGTATAATGATTGTCTGCTTTCACTTTCTCTCTGCTTACTAGCCGATACCCTTGCGACGAGGAAGCGATCACCAACTGATCTTCATTTATTTCATTGACATATTTTCTGATCGTTCTTGTCGACACTTTGAAGTAATTTGCCAAATTTGTCGCTGTGCACCAATCATTTTTAGACGCCAAGTACTGAATAAAAGCCTCTCTACGATCGTTTTTCATCACTAGGCTCCTTATATAAAATATAGGACTTCTCACTTCATTATAGGTAAAAGCACCACATCGATTCGATTAAAAAAAGTTCCTACAAATAGGAACTTTTTTAGTTGGTTCCTTCATGTCGGGGTGAAATACTGATTTATAAGGGAGAGATGGTAATGAATCAAACGTTAACAAAATATATCCTTGTTGTTATAAGCACAGCTGTGACGGCTTTCGGGATTACTCTCGTTTTAGTGGCGGAAATCGGCGCTGATCCCATAAGCACGTTTTTATTAGGTATGCTACATTTCATTCCGATTCAGTTTGGAACAGGGAGTCAGATTTTTAGTTTGACATTTTTAGTGGTCAATTATGCGCTTAACCGCGACTTTTTTGGAGTAGGAAGTTTGATTTTTAGTATTGGCTGTGGGTATTTCATTAACTTGTTTCTTAGTCTCGATTTACCGGCTATCCTATCGTTGAATACGATCCCGAACTTATTTATTGCCTTGACGGGCATACTGATTTACGGAGTTGGAACAGCGCTTTTTTTATTTACAAAAACAGGAACAGGTCCGCTGGAAGGATTAATGCTCTTTTTTTCTAAGCGCTTCAACGTGACGATCAAGGTAACGAGAATGGCGATTGATGGAATGTTAGTTACTACTGGCATGTTATTAGGTGGTTTGGTTGGTATTGGTACCATCTTTTGTATTTTGTTAACAGGACCAATTATTGAGTTTTCGTTAAAGCTCTTCACTTTCCTTAGAAGTCGAGCAACACAGCCATAGGAAGCCGGATTACCTTTCCTGAAGAAAGTTCCTATCGCTAGGAACTTTTATTGTTGGTTTTGCCAATCAGCAAATGACATACTAAACATGTAAGCGAAACCAATAACGCTCAGGGGGAATAGAAATGACAAAAGTATTACTAATCTGTGGTGCAGGTGCGTCTAGTGGATTCATGGCAAACGCCATTCGTAAAGCAGGCAAGAAAAGAGGAATGGAAATGTCTGTCCAAGCACGAAGCGAGTCGCAATTGTCAGAGTATCTAAATGAAATCGATGTTTTGCTAGTTGGCCCTCACTTAAAATATATGGAAGATGAATTAAGAGAAAAAGTAAGCGGTTATTCGATTAAAGTCTCGGTAATTCCGCAAAACATTTACGGGACATTAGACGGCAATAAAGCGTGTGACCTTATTGCCAACATACTAGAATCGGGTGAATAAAAATGAATAAAATTATGACGTTTATGAACGAATCGTTTACCCCAAAGGTAAATAAAATCACGAAAAATCCTTGGATCTCATCAATCCAAGATGCGGTAATGACGGTTCTGCCACTTATTCTTGTAGGTTCGTTAATTACAATCGTTAGTTTATTGAATAATGTCGCTTCGTGGCTTCCAGATTTCTCACTCATTAACACATTTACATTCGGTCTACTTGGCTTATTCATTGCCTTCTTAATTCCATACTTTATTATGGAAAAAAAGAAACTCGATAATAAAAAGCTAGTAGCAGGCGCAACGGGTCTAGCCCTTTATCTATTTTTACTATCGCCCGTCATCCTGGAGGATGGAAAAATCCAGTTCATCCTCGATCGCTTTGGAGCAACGGGTATGTTCTTGTCGCTGATTGTCGGTTTGTTTGTTGGGTTTGTCCTTGTCCAGTTCTCGAAATACTCATTTTTTTCCGAGGATTCCTCGATACCGGACTTTATCATTGTTTGGTTTGACACACTGATACCGATTACGCTGATTATGCTGTCAGGATGGTTGATTGGCGTTCAAGGAAATATTGATTTCTTTGAAGTGATATTGGCGATTTTTAAACCATTGTCAAGTATTGTTCAAAGCTATCCTGGGTTTGTTTTATCTGTATTCATTCCAGCGTTCTTGTATACGTTTGGTATCAGTGCTTGGGTGATGATGCCGGTCATTTATCCTGTTTATTTATCAGGCCTTGCAGAAAATGCACAAGTAGCAGCGGCCGGAGGAAATCCATCCAATATCGCCATTATGGAAACCCTTTATGCCTTTACAAGTATGGGCGGAGTCGGAACAACGTTGCCTCTCGTCATTATGATGTGCTTCCTTGCAAAGTCGATGCGTATGAAAGCAATTGGTCGGGCGACGATCATCCCATCCGTCTTCAATATTAATGAACCGTTGATGTTTGGCGCGCCAATTGTCTTTAACCCATTTTTAATGATTCCGATGTGGCTTACCGCGATTGTGATCCCAAGTATCACATACTGGGTACTGCATTTAGGCTGGGTAAGCATTCCGACGAAGACATTTTTACTTTGGTATATGCCAATGCCGATTTCTTCCTATTTAGCAACTCAAGATTGGCGGGCTATTATTTTAGCTATTGTATTATTTGTCGTCGCATTTATCATCTTCTTCCCATTTTTTAAAGCGTACGATGTTCAAGAGAAAAAGAAAGAATCAGAGTTAAGTGAAACGGAAGAGTAATTTAACTGAAAAGCAATTAAAGGAGATTGGATATGGTGGATAGAGAACAAGAATTAGAAGCATTGAATTTAATCTCAATGCAAATGATTTTGCATGCAGGCGATGCCCGTAATGATGTGATGGAAGCATTAAAATGTTGCGAAGAAGAAGAGTATGACCGCGCTGAGAAGCTATTAGAAAAAGCCAATAAAGATATCGTAGCATCTCATAAGCTGCAAACAGAAACCGTCCAAAAGGAAGCACGTGGAGAGGAATCGATTTTTTCGCTATTGTTTGCTCATGCCCAAGACACACTCATGACCGTGAAAAGCGAATATGAACTAGCCAAACGGTTGATTCGGGTCTTTAGAAGATTGGATGAAAAAATAGACGGAAAGAGAGGTCAATCATGAGTTCAAATGAAGGGACTTTTCCGAAACACTTTCTCTGGGGAGGGGCGGTTGCCGCTAACCAATCCGAAGGAGCTTTCGCCGTTGGCGGCAAAGGATTTAGCCTAGCGGACACCCACCGCTATCGTTCCAATCAGGATATTACAAAAGTAAGCCATGATTCGGACAGGACGCTTGCACAAATAAAAGAAGCAATTGAAGACAAAGTCGGTTATTACCCAAAAAGGCATGGGATTGACTTTTACCACACGTATAAAGAAGATTTGAAACTTCTTGCTGAAATGGGCTTTAAAACGTTTCGAACGTCGATTGATTGGTCGCGAATTTTTCCAAATGGCGATGAGACAGAGCCAAACGAAGAAGGGCTAAAATTCTACGACCAGTTAATCGATGAAATCAGAAGTCTTGGGATGGAACCAATTATTACAATGCTTCACTATGAAACGCCGTTGAACATTACGCTTCAATATGGCGGTGGCATAATCGCCAAGTCATTGACTTATTCGTCCGTTATGGCGAAGTGTTGCTCAATCGCTATAAAGGCAAAGTAAAGTATTGGATTGTAATTAATCAAATTAATTTAATCTACCACGAATCTTTTCATTCTGTTGCGATTTGCAAAGCCAAGTAGAGAACATGGAAGAAGCGAGGTATCAAGCTGTTCACAACCAAATGGTTGCGTCGGCTCTGATTGTTAAAAAAGCGCGAGAAATAAGTGCTGATTTTCAGATGGGAACAATGTTAGCGGATTGCACCGCCTATCCAGAGAGTTGCCATCCTGATGATATCGTGTTGGCTATGAAACGAAATCGCCTCCAGTATTTTTTTACAGACGTTCAATTTAGGGGCGAGTACCCTCGTTATATGAGACGTTTCTTTCAAGAAAACAAGATTGAACTAAATGAACAAGTGGGAGATGCGCCTATTTTAAAAGCGAATACAATGGATTTTCTCGCCATTTCCTACTATTACTCTTCCATGGTTTCAGCAAAAAAGAATGGGATGAGTCCGATCGACGTAAGCAAAAACCCACATCTTAAAGCCAATCCATGGGGCTGGGCCGTTGATCCAAAAGGCTTGTATCACGCATTATGTCAATACTATGATCGTTACCAAGTGCCGATCATGATTGCAGAAAATGGTTTTGGCATGTATGACAAGCTCGAGGATGGCAAGGTACATGATGATTATCGTATCTCCTATCTTGCAGAGCATATTGCACAAATAAAAGAAGCGATTAAAGACGGCGTTGAAATATTTGCTTATTGCGCATGGGGACCAATTGATATTGTTAGTTGCTCTTCAGCTGAAATGGAAAAACGTTATGGCTTTATCTATGTCGATATCGACAACGAAGGAAACGGCTCACGGAAAAGAATAAAAAAAGACAGTTTTTATTGGTATCAAACCGTGATTGAAACAAACGAAGAGACGCTTTGAAACAAGGATGGGTTGCATATACAGCTGAGCTTGCCTCGCTAGCAACGCACATGTAGATGACTGACGCAATCATTAAAGGAGGCAATGAATATGAGAAAAAACCCGGACACATTCCCGAAGAATTTTTTATGGGGAGGCGCGATTGCGGCAAACCAAGCGGAAGGCGCTTATTTAGAAGGCGGAAAAGGACTTTGTGTAGCAGACATTAACAAGTTTACGGATCGCGTGGATATTAAGAAAAAAGCCAATTTGGAACTAACAACAGAAGACATACAGTCGGCCATCGAAGACAAAGAAGGCCACTATCCAAAACGGACAGCCATTGATTTCTACCATCGCTATAAAGAAGATTTACGCATGCTTGCAGAAACGGGGATGAATTCGTTCCGTACATCGATTAACTGGGCACGTATCTTTCCGAATGGCGATGAAGCCGAACCGAATGAAGAAGGGCTAAAATTCTACGATAATCTCAT is a genomic window of Shouchella clausii containing:
- a CDS encoding YczE/YyaS/YitT family protein: MNQTLTKYILVVISTAVTAFGITLVLVAEIGADPISTFLLGMLHFIPIQFGTGSQIFSLTFLVVNYALNRDFFGVGSLIFSIGCGYFINLFLSLDLPAILSLNTIPNLFIALTGILIYGVGTALFLFTKTGTGPLEGLMLFFSKRFNVTIKVTRMAIDGMLVTTGMLLGGLVGIGTIFCILLTGPIIEFSLKLFTFLRSRATQP
- a CDS encoding PTS sugar transporter subunit IIB; translated protein: MTKVLLICGAGASSGFMANAIRKAGKKRGMEMSVQARSESQLSEYLNEIDVLLVGPHLKYMEDELREKVSGYSIKVSVIPQNIYGTLDGNKACDLIANILESGE
- a CDS encoding PTS sugar transporter subunit IIC, with protein sequence MNKIMTFMNESFTPKVNKITKNPWISSIQDAVMTVLPLILVGSLITIVSLLNNVASWLPDFSLINTFTFGLLGLFIAFLIPYFIMEKKKLDNKKLVAGATGLALYLFLLSPVILEDGKIQFILDRFGATGMFLSLIVGLFVGFVLVQFSKYSFFSEDSSIPDFIIVWFDTLIPITLIMLSGWLIGVQGNIDFFEVILAIFKPLSSIVQSYPGFVLSVFIPAFLYTFGISAWVMMPVIYPVYLSGLAENAQVAAAGGNPSNIAIMETLYAFTSMGGVGTTLPLVIMMCFLAKSMRMKAIGRATIIPSVFNINEPLMFGAPIVFNPFLMIPMWLTAIVIPSITYWVLHLGWVSIPTKTFLLWYMPMPISSYLATQDWRAIILAIVLFVVAFIIFFPFFKAYDVQEKKKESELSETEE
- a CDS encoding PTS lactose/cellobiose transporter subunit IIA — its product is MVDREQELEALNLISMQMILHAGDARNDVMEALKCCEEEEYDRAEKLLEKANKDIVASHKLQTETVQKEARGEESIFSLLFAHAQDTLMTVKSEYELAKRLIRVFRRLDEKIDGKRGQS